A region from the Silene latifolia isolate original U9 population chromosome 7, ASM4854445v1, whole genome shotgun sequence genome encodes:
- the LOC141591929 gene encoding translocase of chloroplast 159, chloroplastic-like isoform X2: protein MDPETNSPISQQSSDEEKGEKMVGIPQNDVLGSESVMGSESKTGEKDVDDDENEVGSGEVKGLDGVEKDVLRVRVSGGEEEEEEGGEEWGDPLERLETDTPKGEEGVEEDTGVESFEEVDNSVELVDELDEDAVVDSINVNAVEAVRSGVAVVGVDDKKESEVEPVGDGSIGEKSFEVESVESSSVEDVVVASTNEDDSVKDSKVEVEKASVVEESAPVDSGVTEATSAKYTDEGDAVVDSIKVDAAEAVRSSIAVVGEVEEGKSSVVENVTPAVEDSVTEKPAMEDSAAIENGEAKSVAESEAVRSGVAVVGESEVDNTEHETKEVEAPVVKNVTLANDSAPLADPITSEVVDRSGDELEGAQTNDAEEPQSVVEDVTLANEFTSSADTISSEVIEKPAADLEEAQTNDVEAPRAVEIAELLNTEKTKSETDIVSKEQEPSDDEKASSVNGEGEKPSQRSYASVLVDGPDSTASDENLLDQTRMEAENEIHNTQEKDDDEGSATDEEDGLVYFGNGSSSRKDIEELETHDSSEMIDGQVVTDTDEGDSDEEGEGNELFDSAALAALLKAATGAGTDPGTITVRSQDGSRLFSLERPVGLEPSLRSARPTTGSTNSGFFNPTNFAPPPEENLSEEDKKKLQNLQQLKVKFLRLVQRVGFTAEHSLAAQVLYKLAVFAGRPVSPAYSLDNAKQTAAQLEAEGKELDFSLNILVLGKSGVGKSAIINSILGEEKVKVNAFETETTSVNAVYGDVDGVKIRFIDAPGLRSSAVEQGYNRKVLASVKKLTNKYPPDVMFYVDRLDSQTRDLNDLPLLKTITNSLGASIWRNAIITLTHASSAPPDSQSGTLSYEVLVAQRSHIVQQLIGQAVGEMRLMNLNMTNPVSLVENHSACRKNREGQKILPNGQAWRPQLLLLCYSVKIFSEANASSKTQDAFDPRKLFGFRSRSPPLPYLLSSLLQPRAHPKLSADQGGDSVDSDIDLDDVSDSDQEEEEEYDQLPPFKPLKKSQMAKLSSDQKKAYFEEYDYRVKLLQRKQWREELKRMREAKKGGKDGVSENPEEYDGENGAPAAVPVPLPDMTLPPSFDSDNPAYRYRFLEPTSQFLARPVLDPHGWDHDCGYEGVNVEHTMGIAERFPASFTVQVNKDKKDFNVHLDSAVSAKHGENGSSLVGFDVQTIGKQYAYIVRGESKFKNLKKNKTAAGVTVTFLGENVATGVKVEDQIMVGKRLVLVGSTGTVRSQKDAAYGANLEVRLREADYPIGQEQSSFTLSLMKWRGDLAVGANLQSQISVGRNSKMAVRAALNNKMSGQVTVRTSSSDHLSLALAGLMPIAVAIYRKIRPADVSENYSIY from the exons ATGGACCCAGAAACCAATTCTCCTATTTCACAGCAATCCTCAG ATGAGGAAAAGGGTGAAAAAATGGTGGGTATTCCTCAAAATGATGTTTTGGGTAGTGAGTCTGTAATGGGTTCGGAGTCGAAAACCGGTGAGaaggatgttgatgatgatgaaaaTGAGGTAGGTAGTGGTGAGGTGAAGGGGTTAGATGGTGTTGAGAAGGATGTTCTTAGGGTTAGGGTTTCAGGAggagaggaagaggaggaggaagggGGAGAGGAGTGGGGGGATCCTTTGGAACGGTTGGAGACGGATACGCCTAAGGGGGAAGAGGGTGTGGAGGAGGATACGGGTGTCGAGTCGTTTGAGGAGGTGGATAATAGTGTTGAGCTTGTTgatgagttggatgaggatgCTGTTGTTGATAGTATAAATGTGAATGCGGTTGAAGCTGTGAGGTCAGGGGTTGCTGTTGTTGGTGTTGACGATAAGAAGGAGAGTGAAGTTGAACCTGTGGGTGACGGTTCTATTGGTGAAAAGTCTTTTGAGGTTGAATCTGTGGAGTCTAGTAGTGTTGAGGATGTTGTGGTGGCTTCAACTAATGAGGATGATTCCGTTAAGGATTCAAAGGTTGAAGTAGAGAAGGCTTCTGTTGTAGAAGAATCTGCTCCAGTGGATTCTGGAGTTACGGAAGCCACTAGTGCGAAGTACACTGATGAGGGGGATGCTGTAGTGGACTCCATTAAGGTCGATGCTGCAGAAGCTGTTAGGTCAAGTATTGCTGTTGTCGGGGAGGTAGAGGAAGGGAAAAGCTCTGTTGTTGAAAATGTCACTCCTGCGGTTGAAGATTCTGTTACTGAAAAACCAGCTATGGAGGACTCCGCAGCCATTGAAAATGGCGAAGCAAAATCTGTGGCTGAGAGTGAGGCCGTTAGGTCAGGGGTAGCTGTCGTTGGGGAATCTGAAGTTGACAACACAGAACATGAAACGAAGGAAGTAGAAGCTCCTGTTGTGAAAAATGTGACATTGGCCAACGACTCTGCACCGCTGGCTGACCCAATTACATCTGAG GTTGTTGATAGGTCGGGGGATGAGCTGGAAGGGGCTCAAACCAATGATGCTGAAGAACCCCAGTCTGTTGTTGAAGATGTGACATTAGCCAATGAGTTTACATCGTCGGCTGACACAATTTCCTCTGAA GTTATTGAAAAGCCAGCTGCTGATCTCGAAGAAGCTCAAACCAATGATGTTGAAGCACCCCGGGCCGTAGAGATTGCTGAGTTACTTAACACAGAAAAAACTAAGTCAGAGACTGATATTGTTTCCAAAGAACAGGAACCTTCTGATGATGAGAAGGCTAGTTCTGTTAACGGGGAAGGGGAGAAACCAAGTCAGCGTTCATATGCCAGTGTTCTAGTTGACGGGCCTGATTCAACTGCCTCTGATGAGAACCTGCTTGACCAAACCAGAATGGAAGCTGAGAATGAAATTCATAATACCCAAgagaaagatgatgatgaaggcTCAGCTACAGATGAGGAGGATGGTCTCGTGTACTTTGGAAATGGAAGTTCCTCTAGAAAGGATATAGAGGAATTGGAAACTCATGATAGTTCTGAAATGATTGATGGTCAGGTTGTGACAGATACCGATGAAGGCGATTCTGATGAGGAAGGAGAGGGAAATGAGCTTTTTGATTCAGCTGCGTTAGCTGCTTTGTTGAAAGCTGCAACTGGCGCAGGAACAGATCCTGGCACCATCACTGTAAGATCGCAAGACGGATCTCGCCTTTTTTCTTTGGAGCGCCCCGTTGGCTTGGAACCATCACTTCGGTCTGCCAGGCCTACCACTGGTTCCACCAATTCAGGTTTCTTTAATCCCACAAATTTTGCTCCTCCGCCAGAAGAGAACCTTAGTGAAGAAGACAAGAAGAAGCTGCAGAATTTACAGCAATTAAAGGTGAAGTTCTTAAGGCTGGTTCAGAGAGTTGGTTTTACCGCTGAACATTCCTTAGCAGCACAAGTTCTATATAAACTAGCAGTTTTTGCCGGGAGACCTGTAAGTCCAGCCTATAGTCTTGATAACGCAAAGCAGACAGCTGCGCAGCTTGAAGCTGAGGGGAAAGAGTTGGACTTCTCCTTGAACATCCTGGTTCTTGGGAAGTCAGGTGTTGGGAAGAGCGCCATTATCAACTCTATATTAGGTGAAGAGAAGGTCAAAGTTAATGCATTTGAGACTGAAACAACTTCTGTAAACGCTGTCTATGGAGATGTCGATGGTGTCAAAATTCGGTTCATTGATGCACCTGGTCTCAGATCATCGGCAGTGGAGCAGGGTTATAATCGTAAGGTCTTGGCATCGGTCAAGAAGCTCACAAACAAATATCCTCCAGATGTCATGTTCTACGTGGATCGCCTGGACTCACAGACAAGAGATCTTAATGATCTACCCTTGTTAAAGACAATAACTAATTCACTTGGTGCTTCAATTTGGCGGAATGCCATTATCACTCTTACTCATGCTTCTTCCGCACCTCCAGATTCGCAATCTGGCACTCTGAGTTATGAGGTGTTGGTGGCACAACGTAGCCATATTGTTCAGCAGTTAATAGGTCAAGCTGTTGGTGAAATGCGTTTGATGAATCTAAATATGACGAACCCTGTTTCTCTTGTTGAGAATCACTCTGCCTGTCGAAAGAACCGGGAAGGCCAGAAGATACTTCCCAATGGCCAAGCATGGAGGCCACAATTACTGTTGTTGTGCTACTCGGTCAAAATCTTTTCAGAAGCTAATGCTAGCTCAAAAACTCAAGATGCTTTTGACCCTAGAAAGCTCTTTGGTTTCCGTTCCCGGTCTCCGCCACTCCCTTATTTGCTGTCTTCATTGTTGCAACCTCGGGCCCACCCAAAACTTTCAGCTGATCAAGGGGGCGACAGTGTTGACTCTGATATTGACTTGGATGATGTGTCAGACTCTGatcaagaagaagaggaggagtaTGATCAGCTTCCACCATTTAAGCCTCTGAAGAAATCTCAGATGGCAAAACTTAGCAGTGATCAGAAGAAGGCGTACTTTGAAGAGTATGATTACCGAGTAAAACTTCTACAGAGGAAGCAGTGGAGAGAGGAGCTTAAAAGAATGAGGGAGGCGAAGAAGGGCGGGAAGGATGGTGTAAGTGAGAATCCAGAAGAATATGATGGTGAAAATGGAGCTCCAGCAGCTGTTCCAGTTCCCTTGCCTGACATGACTTTACCTCCATCTTTTGATAGTGATAATCCCGCTTATCGTTATAGATTCTTGGAGCCAACCTCACAGTTCTTGGCTAGGCCGGTTTTGGATCCCCATGGGTGGGACCATGACTGTGGCTATGAGGGAGTCAATGTTGAGCACACGATGGGTATTGCGGAACGTTTCCCTGCATCATTTACAGTGCAGGTGAATAAAGACAAAAAAGACTTCAATGTCCATCTGGATTCTGCAGTTTCGGCCAAACACGGCGAAAATGGTTCTAGCTTAGTTGGTTTTGATGTTCAAACTATCGGCAAGCAATATGCATACATTGTGAGAGGGGAAAGCAAGTTCAAAAACTTGAAGAAGAACAAGACAGCTGCTGGAGTTACAGTCACATTTTTAGGAGAAAATGTGGCGACAGGGGTAAAAGTCGAAGATCAGATAATGGTGGGCAAGAGACTGGTTTTGGTGGGTAGCACCGGAACTGTCAGATCTCAGAAAGACGCCGCATATGGGGCTAATCTGGAAGTACGTCTCAGAGAAGCAGATTATCCAATAGGGCAGGAACAGTCCTCATTTACTCTATCTTTAATGAAATGGAGAGGTGACCTCGCAGTGGGGGCCAACCTTCAGTCTCAGATCTCAGTCGGACGCAATTCTAAGATGGCGGTTCGAGCTGCATTGAATAACAAGATGAGTGGACAGGTTACAGTGCGTACAAGCAGTTCTGATCATCTCTCGCTTGCTCTCGCTGGTCTCATGCCAATTGCTGTAGCCATCTACCGGAAGATCAGGCCTGCCGATGTCAGTGAGAACTACTCTATTTACTAG
- the LOC141591929 gene encoding translocase of chloroplast 159, chloroplastic-like isoform X1, with the protein MDPETNSPISQQSSGIQTLPSSDTAVFDNFDKFSDDKTNNSTEKLNKIDEINKEDKTVELNLDSGSNDIDTSSKLSNGGEFENSVIDPDEEKGEKMVGIPQNDVLGSESVMGSESKTGEKDVDDDENEVGSGEVKGLDGVEKDVLRVRVSGGEEEEEEGGEEWGDPLERLETDTPKGEEGVEEDTGVESFEEVDNSVELVDELDEDAVVDSINVNAVEAVRSGVAVVGVDDKKESEVEPVGDGSIGEKSFEVESVESSSVEDVVVASTNEDDSVKDSKVEVEKASVVEESAPVDSGVTEATSAKYTDEGDAVVDSIKVDAAEAVRSSIAVVGEVEEGKSSVVENVTPAVEDSVTEKPAMEDSAAIENGEAKSVAESEAVRSGVAVVGESEVDNTEHETKEVEAPVVKNVTLANDSAPLADPITSEVVDRSGDELEGAQTNDAEEPQSVVEDVTLANEFTSSADTISSEVIEKPAADLEEAQTNDVEAPRAVEIAELLNTEKTKSETDIVSKEQEPSDDEKASSVNGEGEKPSQRSYASVLVDGPDSTASDENLLDQTRMEAENEIHNTQEKDDDEGSATDEEDGLVYFGNGSSSRKDIEELETHDSSEMIDGQVVTDTDEGDSDEEGEGNELFDSAALAALLKAATGAGTDPGTITVRSQDGSRLFSLERPVGLEPSLRSARPTTGSTNSGFFNPTNFAPPPEENLSEEDKKKLQNLQQLKVKFLRLVQRVGFTAEHSLAAQVLYKLAVFAGRPVSPAYSLDNAKQTAAQLEAEGKELDFSLNILVLGKSGVGKSAIINSILGEEKVKVNAFETETTSVNAVYGDVDGVKIRFIDAPGLRSSAVEQGYNRKVLASVKKLTNKYPPDVMFYVDRLDSQTRDLNDLPLLKTITNSLGASIWRNAIITLTHASSAPPDSQSGTLSYEVLVAQRSHIVQQLIGQAVGEMRLMNLNMTNPVSLVENHSACRKNREGQKILPNGQAWRPQLLLLCYSVKIFSEANASSKTQDAFDPRKLFGFRSRSPPLPYLLSSLLQPRAHPKLSADQGGDSVDSDIDLDDVSDSDQEEEEEYDQLPPFKPLKKSQMAKLSSDQKKAYFEEYDYRVKLLQRKQWREELKRMREAKKGGKDGVSENPEEYDGENGAPAAVPVPLPDMTLPPSFDSDNPAYRYRFLEPTSQFLARPVLDPHGWDHDCGYEGVNVEHTMGIAERFPASFTVQVNKDKKDFNVHLDSAVSAKHGENGSSLVGFDVQTIGKQYAYIVRGESKFKNLKKNKTAAGVTVTFLGENVATGVKVEDQIMVGKRLVLVGSTGTVRSQKDAAYGANLEVRLREADYPIGQEQSSFTLSLMKWRGDLAVGANLQSQISVGRNSKMAVRAALNNKMSGQVTVRTSSSDHLSLALAGLMPIAVAIYRKIRPADVSENYSIY; encoded by the exons ATGGACCCAGAAACCAATTCTCCTATTTCACAGCAATCCTCAGGTATTCAAACTTTACCTTCTTCTGATACTGCAGTTTTTGATAATTTTGATAAGTTTTCCGATGATAAAACCAATAATTCTACTGAAAAATTGAATAAAATTGATGAAATTAATAAAGAGGATAAAACTGTTGAATTGAATTTAGATAGTGGTAGTAATGATATTGATACTAGCAGTAAATTGAGTAATGGTGGGGAATTTGAGAATTCTGTTATTGACCCAGATGAGGAAAAGGGTGAAAAAATGGTGGGTATTCCTCAAAATGATGTTTTGGGTAGTGAGTCTGTAATGGGTTCGGAGTCGAAAACCGGTGAGaaggatgttgatgatgatgaaaaTGAGGTAGGTAGTGGTGAGGTGAAGGGGTTAGATGGTGTTGAGAAGGATGTTCTTAGGGTTAGGGTTTCAGGAggagaggaagaggaggaggaagggGGAGAGGAGTGGGGGGATCCTTTGGAACGGTTGGAGACGGATACGCCTAAGGGGGAAGAGGGTGTGGAGGAGGATACGGGTGTCGAGTCGTTTGAGGAGGTGGATAATAGTGTTGAGCTTGTTgatgagttggatgaggatgCTGTTGTTGATAGTATAAATGTGAATGCGGTTGAAGCTGTGAGGTCAGGGGTTGCTGTTGTTGGTGTTGACGATAAGAAGGAGAGTGAAGTTGAACCTGTGGGTGACGGTTCTATTGGTGAAAAGTCTTTTGAGGTTGAATCTGTGGAGTCTAGTAGTGTTGAGGATGTTGTGGTGGCTTCAACTAATGAGGATGATTCCGTTAAGGATTCAAAGGTTGAAGTAGAGAAGGCTTCTGTTGTAGAAGAATCTGCTCCAGTGGATTCTGGAGTTACGGAAGCCACTAGTGCGAAGTACACTGATGAGGGGGATGCTGTAGTGGACTCCATTAAGGTCGATGCTGCAGAAGCTGTTAGGTCAAGTATTGCTGTTGTCGGGGAGGTAGAGGAAGGGAAAAGCTCTGTTGTTGAAAATGTCACTCCTGCGGTTGAAGATTCTGTTACTGAAAAACCAGCTATGGAGGACTCCGCAGCCATTGAAAATGGCGAAGCAAAATCTGTGGCTGAGAGTGAGGCCGTTAGGTCAGGGGTAGCTGTCGTTGGGGAATCTGAAGTTGACAACACAGAACATGAAACGAAGGAAGTAGAAGCTCCTGTTGTGAAAAATGTGACATTGGCCAACGACTCTGCACCGCTGGCTGACCCAATTACATCTGAG GTTGTTGATAGGTCGGGGGATGAGCTGGAAGGGGCTCAAACCAATGATGCTGAAGAACCCCAGTCTGTTGTTGAAGATGTGACATTAGCCAATGAGTTTACATCGTCGGCTGACACAATTTCCTCTGAA GTTATTGAAAAGCCAGCTGCTGATCTCGAAGAAGCTCAAACCAATGATGTTGAAGCACCCCGGGCCGTAGAGATTGCTGAGTTACTTAACACAGAAAAAACTAAGTCAGAGACTGATATTGTTTCCAAAGAACAGGAACCTTCTGATGATGAGAAGGCTAGTTCTGTTAACGGGGAAGGGGAGAAACCAAGTCAGCGTTCATATGCCAGTGTTCTAGTTGACGGGCCTGATTCAACTGCCTCTGATGAGAACCTGCTTGACCAAACCAGAATGGAAGCTGAGAATGAAATTCATAATACCCAAgagaaagatgatgatgaaggcTCAGCTACAGATGAGGAGGATGGTCTCGTGTACTTTGGAAATGGAAGTTCCTCTAGAAAGGATATAGAGGAATTGGAAACTCATGATAGTTCTGAAATGATTGATGGTCAGGTTGTGACAGATACCGATGAAGGCGATTCTGATGAGGAAGGAGAGGGAAATGAGCTTTTTGATTCAGCTGCGTTAGCTGCTTTGTTGAAAGCTGCAACTGGCGCAGGAACAGATCCTGGCACCATCACTGTAAGATCGCAAGACGGATCTCGCCTTTTTTCTTTGGAGCGCCCCGTTGGCTTGGAACCATCACTTCGGTCTGCCAGGCCTACCACTGGTTCCACCAATTCAGGTTTCTTTAATCCCACAAATTTTGCTCCTCCGCCAGAAGAGAACCTTAGTGAAGAAGACAAGAAGAAGCTGCAGAATTTACAGCAATTAAAGGTGAAGTTCTTAAGGCTGGTTCAGAGAGTTGGTTTTACCGCTGAACATTCCTTAGCAGCACAAGTTCTATATAAACTAGCAGTTTTTGCCGGGAGACCTGTAAGTCCAGCCTATAGTCTTGATAACGCAAAGCAGACAGCTGCGCAGCTTGAAGCTGAGGGGAAAGAGTTGGACTTCTCCTTGAACATCCTGGTTCTTGGGAAGTCAGGTGTTGGGAAGAGCGCCATTATCAACTCTATATTAGGTGAAGAGAAGGTCAAAGTTAATGCATTTGAGACTGAAACAACTTCTGTAAACGCTGTCTATGGAGATGTCGATGGTGTCAAAATTCGGTTCATTGATGCACCTGGTCTCAGATCATCGGCAGTGGAGCAGGGTTATAATCGTAAGGTCTTGGCATCGGTCAAGAAGCTCACAAACAAATATCCTCCAGATGTCATGTTCTACGTGGATCGCCTGGACTCACAGACAAGAGATCTTAATGATCTACCCTTGTTAAAGACAATAACTAATTCACTTGGTGCTTCAATTTGGCGGAATGCCATTATCACTCTTACTCATGCTTCTTCCGCACCTCCAGATTCGCAATCTGGCACTCTGAGTTATGAGGTGTTGGTGGCACAACGTAGCCATATTGTTCAGCAGTTAATAGGTCAAGCTGTTGGTGAAATGCGTTTGATGAATCTAAATATGACGAACCCTGTTTCTCTTGTTGAGAATCACTCTGCCTGTCGAAAGAACCGGGAAGGCCAGAAGATACTTCCCAATGGCCAAGCATGGAGGCCACAATTACTGTTGTTGTGCTACTCGGTCAAAATCTTTTCAGAAGCTAATGCTAGCTCAAAAACTCAAGATGCTTTTGACCCTAGAAAGCTCTTTGGTTTCCGTTCCCGGTCTCCGCCACTCCCTTATTTGCTGTCTTCATTGTTGCAACCTCGGGCCCACCCAAAACTTTCAGCTGATCAAGGGGGCGACAGTGTTGACTCTGATATTGACTTGGATGATGTGTCAGACTCTGatcaagaagaagaggaggagtaTGATCAGCTTCCACCATTTAAGCCTCTGAAGAAATCTCAGATGGCAAAACTTAGCAGTGATCAGAAGAAGGCGTACTTTGAAGAGTATGATTACCGAGTAAAACTTCTACAGAGGAAGCAGTGGAGAGAGGAGCTTAAAAGAATGAGGGAGGCGAAGAAGGGCGGGAAGGATGGTGTAAGTGAGAATCCAGAAGAATATGATGGTGAAAATGGAGCTCCAGCAGCTGTTCCAGTTCCCTTGCCTGACATGACTTTACCTCCATCTTTTGATAGTGATAATCCCGCTTATCGTTATAGATTCTTGGAGCCAACCTCACAGTTCTTGGCTAGGCCGGTTTTGGATCCCCATGGGTGGGACCATGACTGTGGCTATGAGGGAGTCAATGTTGAGCACACGATGGGTATTGCGGAACGTTTCCCTGCATCATTTACAGTGCAGGTGAATAAAGACAAAAAAGACTTCAATGTCCATCTGGATTCTGCAGTTTCGGCCAAACACGGCGAAAATGGTTCTAGCTTAGTTGGTTTTGATGTTCAAACTATCGGCAAGCAATATGCATACATTGTGAGAGGGGAAAGCAAGTTCAAAAACTTGAAGAAGAACAAGACAGCTGCTGGAGTTACAGTCACATTTTTAGGAGAAAATGTGGCGACAGGGGTAAAAGTCGAAGATCAGATAATGGTGGGCAAGAGACTGGTTTTGGTGGGTAGCACCGGAACTGTCAGATCTCAGAAAGACGCCGCATATGGGGCTAATCTGGAAGTACGTCTCAGAGAAGCAGATTATCCAATAGGGCAGGAACAGTCCTCATTTACTCTATCTTTAATGAAATGGAGAGGTGACCTCGCAGTGGGGGCCAACCTTCAGTCTCAGATCTCAGTCGGACGCAATTCTAAGATGGCGGTTCGAGCTGCATTGAATAACAAGATGAGTGGACAGGTTACAGTGCGTACAAGCAGTTCTGATCATCTCTCGCTTGCTCTCGCTGGTCTCATGCCAATTGCTGTAGCCATCTACCGGAAGATCAGGCCTGCCGATGTCAGTGAGAACTACTCTATTTACTAG
- the LOC141589865 gene encoding uncharacterized protein LOC141589865 yields MLIVESCAHLFRDCPYANKIWAGSILGIRAHIGKEINIQSWIINWLSLIQKLPDWESSALSFLCSLWTIWGCQCKKIFQKEVILPYGAIKVYEFSYNMALKAEEVRSSRLNPKGVMRHCRADDQLLDLRNSITFPLISAKYNCDQLELFVDDSWHKNLSAGLGWVIKRSSREVVLQGARSLAAQSAEQAEALAIREGLIAALKSNYVHIAVFSDCLQVLSQVLKLNQLHHGTKTIIEDILNLVHNFHCISFCFVPRNCNMVAHRLAKGAIRM; encoded by the coding sequence ATGCTGATTGTGGAATCTTGTGCTCATCTCTTTAGAGATTGCCCGTATGCTAACAAAATCTGGGCGGGTAGTATTTTAGGGATACGTGCTCATATTGGAAAGGAGATTAATATCCAAAGTTGGATTATTAACTGGTTGTCCCTGATTCAGAAATTGCCGGATTGGGAGTCTTCTGCCCTCTCCTTCCTTTGTTCACTATGGACTATTTGGGGGTGTCAATGTAAAAAGATTTTTCAGAAGGAAGTTATCCTCCCTTATGGAGCTATCAAGGTTtatgaattttcttacaatatgGCTTTGAAAGCGGAGGAAGTAAGATCTTCTAGGTTGAATCCTAAAGGAGTTATGCGTCATTGCCGTGCAGACGACCAACTCTTGGATTTAAGGAATAGTATTACTTTTCCTCTTATTTCGGCTAAGTATAATTGTGACCAACTTGAGTTATTTGTAGATGATTCTTGGCACAAAAATCTCTCTGCTGGTTTAGGTTGGGTTATAAAGAGAAGCTCTAGAGAAGTGGTTTTACAGGGTGCCCGATCGCTAGCTGCACAAAGTGCTGAACAAGCTGAAGCTCTGGCTATTCGGGAAGGATTAATTGCTGCTTTGAAGTCTAATTATGTTCATATCGCTGTCTTCTCTGATTGTTTGCAGGTGTTATCTCAAGTTCTCAAACTTAATCAACTCCACCATGGAACCAAGACTATTATTGAAGATATCCTTAATTTGGTTCACAATTTCCATTGTATTTCTTTCTGTTTTGTCCCTAGAAACTGTAATATGGTAGCTCATAGATTAGCTAAGGGAGCTATACGTATGTAA